The candidate division WOR-3 bacterium genome has a window encoding:
- the lpdA gene encoding dihydrolipoyl dehydrogenase, translated as MDTTKYDVIIIGAGPGGYPCAIRLAQLQKKVLVIEAKELGGLCLNQGCIPTKALGYAAELTESFKKAKKLGFDLEYRGYNLEVLRSWKNSVVMKLRKGVEYLFKSNKIVLKKGFAKVIDEHQVVVETTENKEVFQADFIVIATGTRVASLPGFEFDHNFIIDTSDALELSAVPGELLVVGAGASGLEMAGIYQHLGSKVTVVEIMEQILPGMETELCTQLKRLLEKQGIKIHLNARINCWRKKDNRVEVSIKEKDTEFNAFFDKILVTVGRRPDDSAFKDISIEKDKKGFIIVDKEFRTNIKHIFAIGDIIGPPLLAHKATHQGIMVAELIGGGKIPAGSKNIPSCVFTIPPFSSVGLTESQAKDKGYAVKTGKFPFRACGKALAMEEPEGMVKIVGDETGRLLGLHILGAESSSLIGEAVIALDNGLSVEDLASSIHPHPTLTEPLCEAAENFYKKAIHIINR; from the coding sequence ATGGATACGACAAAATATGATGTAATAATCATCGGTGCAGGACCTGGAGGATACCCCTGCGCCATCAGGCTCGCCCAGCTGCAGAAAAAGGTGCTTGTGATTGAAGCAAAAGAATTGGGCGGATTATGCCTTAATCAGGGTTGTATTCCGACCAAGGCACTGGGCTATGCCGCTGAGCTTACAGAAAGCTTTAAAAAAGCGAAAAAACTGGGGTTTGACCTTGAGTACAGAGGATATAACCTTGAGGTACTTCGTTCCTGGAAAAACAGTGTGGTGATGAAGCTGCGCAAAGGGGTTGAATATCTGTTTAAGTCTAATAAAATAGTGCTGAAAAAGGGGTTTGCTAAAGTAATAGATGAACATCAGGTTGTAGTTGAGACCACTGAAAATAAAGAGGTTTTTCAGGCTGATTTTATTGTCATCGCCACAGGTACCCGGGTTGCGTCCCTGCCCGGTTTTGAATTCGACCATAATTTTATAATTGACACCAGTGATGCCCTTGAACTTTCTGCGGTTCCTGGAGAACTGCTTGTTGTCGGTGCCGGTGCCTCAGGTCTTGAAATGGCGGGTATTTATCAGCATCTCGGCAGCAAGGTGACGGTCGTTGAGATTATGGAGCAGATTCTGCCGGGGATGGAGACTGAACTCTGCACCCAGCTCAAGCGGCTTCTTGAAAAACAGGGTATCAAGATTCACCTGAACGCCCGGATAAACTGCTGGCGTAAAAAAGATAATAGGGTGGAGGTCTCTATTAAAGAAAAAGACACGGAATTCAATGCATTCTTTGATAAAATTCTTGTTACTGTGGGTAGAAGACCTGATGATTCAGCATTTAAAGATATCAGTATTGAAAAAGACAAAAAAGGATTCATCATCGTTGATAAAGAGTTCAGGACGAATATAAAACATATTTTTGCTATCGGCGACATTATCGGACCACCGCTTCTTGCACACAAGGCGACGCATCAGGGGATAATGGTTGCTGAACTGATTGGTGGCGGAAAAATTCCGGCTGGCTCGAAGAACATTCCTTCCTGTGTGTTTACGATTCCGCCGTTTTCCAGTGTCGGACTTACTGAGAGCCAGGCAAAGGACAAGGGTTATGCAGTAAAGACCGGTAAATTTCCTTTCCGTGCCTGCGGCAAAGCGCTTGCAATGGAAGAACCCGAGGGAATGGTAAAGATCGTCGGCGACGAGACCGGCAGGCTTCTCGGTCTGCATATTCTCGGTGCAGAGTCCTCGAGCCTCATCGGTGAGGCCGTGATCGCCCTGGACAATGGTTTGTCAGTTGAAGACCTGGCTTCTTCCATACATCCCCATCCCACCCTGACCGAGCCGCTCTGTGAAGCTGCGGAGAATTTTTACAAAAAGGCGATTCACATAATCAACCGCTAA
- a CDS encoding geranylgeranyl reductase family protein gives MRKKYDVVVVGAGPVGSYTAYRLADYGLSVCLIDKKKEIGKDVICAGVISKRAFKKFDLPGEAILSRIDSATFFSPSGKRLEYNSNDVFAYVVDRSIFDSGLAKLAKRVGVDVRLNQQVTDIKSSGKVYTVVSRRRRYQAKAVVLATGVNYDLHKKVGLGRPPRFLYGSQIELPFSFSQTNIQIHINKKFAPGSFGWVIPAGTNNSRVGVVLLRRGKIWLKKMLESCLSFSADKLNDSEIKIKPIAFGPVRKSIRGRIIALGEAAGQIKTTTGGGIFFGLLCSEIAVEKLVKVIKEHGSLDDYELTWRSALASEIDIGIRLRRIAGQLNNDEIEALFDFVKKHRFWVDLLIPRIDFDYHSNFIFFCLKSFGSLLKIPED, from the coding sequence GTGAGAAAAAAGTATGATGTTGTTGTCGTCGGTGCCGGACCAGTCGGTTCTTATACTGCATACAGGCTGGCTGATTATGGTTTATCGGTCTGTTTAATCGATAAGAAAAAAGAGATTGGAAAGGATGTGATATGCGCCGGTGTTATAAGTAAACGTGCCTTCAAAAAATTCGACCTACCCGGTGAAGCAATACTTTCGCGCATAGATTCAGCGACGTTCTTTTCTCCATCGGGAAAGAGATTGGAATATAATTCAAACGATGTTTTCGCCTATGTCGTGGACCGTTCTATATTTGACAGCGGTCTGGCTAAACTCGCAAAACGTGTGGGCGTTGATGTGCGATTAAACCAGCAGGTGACGGACATAAAAAGTTCAGGTAAGGTCTACACGGTTGTGTCGCGTAGAAGAAGATACCAGGCAAAAGCAGTGGTTCTTGCAACCGGCGTTAATTATGACCTGCATAAAAAAGTAGGGTTGGGCAGACCCCCGCGTTTTCTCTACGGCTCGCAGATTGAACTGCCGTTTTCATTTTCACAGACGAATATCCAGATTCATATAAACAAGAAGTTCGCACCGGGTTCATTCGGCTGGGTCATTCCCGCCGGCACGAATAATTCACGGGTGGGCGTCGTGCTCCTGCGCAGGGGTAAGATCTGGCTCAAAAAGATGCTGGAGTCCTGCCTCTCGTTCTCTGCCGATAAACTTAATGACAGCGAAATCAAGATAAAGCCGATCGCCTTTGGTCCGGTGCGTAAGAGTATACGCGGCAGGATTATTGCGCTCGGCGAAGCAGCCGGTCAGATAAAGACGACCACAGGCGGCGGAATCTTTTTCGGCCTTCTCTGTTCAGAAATCGCCGTTGAAAAATTGGTCAAAGTGATTAAAGAGCACGGCAGCCTGGATGATTACGAGTTAACCTGGCGCAGTGCCCTGGCTTCAGAGATCGATATCGGGATTCGTCTGCGCAGGATCGCCGGTCAGTTGAACAATGACGAGATCGAGGCGCTCTTTGATTTCGTGAAGAAACACCGGTTCTGGGTCGACCTTCTCATTCCGCGTATTGATTTTGATTATCATTCAAATTTTATATTTTTCTGTCTAAAGAGTTTCGGTTCATTATTAAAAATACCCGAAGATTAG
- a CDS encoding four helix bundle protein, translated as MLAENKEKATPNIVEELLLCRSVYSMAFEVALRIFELSQGFPRGGPHSLHSKIIQYSSAVCEKLTEAWQNRCETDTFIGSLNDAAVNATEAQAQIDFAAKAGIITAEEAEKLNNTYEDIIDKITGMIKQGN; from the coding sequence ATGCTTGCTGAAAATAAAGAAAAAGCTACACCGAACATAGTAGAAGAGCTTCTTCTGTGCCGTAGTGTCTATTCAATGGCGTTTGAAGTGGCATTGAGAATCTTCGAACTGTCCCAGGGATTTCCGCGCGGCGGTCCCCATTCACTACACAGCAAGATAATTCAGTATTCAAGTGCTGTGTGTGAAAAATTGACCGAGGCGTGGCAGAACCGCTGTGAGACCGATACCTTTATCGGAAGTCTCAATGATGCAGCGGTGAATGCTACTGAAGCCCAGGCGCAGATCGATTTTGCGGCGAAGGCCGGGATCATCACGGCTGAAGAGGCTGAGAAGTTGAACAATACATACGAGGATATAATCGACAAGATCACCGGTATGATCAAACAGGGCAACTGA